Genomic window (Armatimonadota bacterium):
GGTTCGGTCATGCCGATGTCGCCGATCAAGAGCCCGGCGTCGTGGTCCCGGAGCATGTCGCTGAGAACGGGAGGCTGGACCGAAGTCTCCGGGACGTTCTTGTAAACGTCCTTCAACAGCAAGCAGCAAAGGGCGTTGCTCGTCATCGAACTGGCGTCCAATGCGAGGGTCCGCACCGTCCGGAAGGGCCGCTTGCTGAACAGCCGGACACTGGCGACGGGCCCTTTCGAGCCGATGCACGCCGACGTCGCGGCCCGAAGCCCGGGCGTGGTCAGCAGATAGTAGCTGGACACGAGGATGGCGTCGACTTCGCCCGAGTCCAACAACTCGGGCAATCGGGACGGAACGGCATAGACGACCTCGACCCCGAACTCGGGGGATTGCTCGAACATCGCCACCAACGGCACAGCGTTGATGTACGGAACGCAGCCGAGACGGTAGCCCACGTGTCGATTCTACGCCGTCATCGGTTCCAATCCGCTCGCCGGTCCTTCCGGACGACGAACTTCAAACCGGACCAAACGTCGTCGACGGCGCAGACTTTGACGTCGACCAAGCCGAACGGCAAGACCACCTCGCGAAGACGGTTTTCGTCGATGTCGGTCGGGAGTTTGGACGACCGCTTGGGCCAGGACAGCCAAAGCACGCCCTCGGAATCCAAGTGGCTGCAGAGGTCGGGAACCCACGATTCCAGGGCGTCGCAGGAGGTGAAGAAGGCATGGACGAACCGTGCGCCCGTCTCGAGGGGCACCGTGACCACGTCGGTGCCGATCAAGGCCGCATAGTCGGACGGGGCATCGACGGTTACGACGACGGCACCGGTCGCGACCCCCAGCTTCTGCCACAACGGCTTTCCGGAATAGCCTACGTTCACGGTTTCCGACCTACCGCGACGACACTGCTGCCCCAAGGCAACGAGGTTGGCCCGATCCAACGGCCTTCAGCCTGCATCAGCGACGTGAGGACACCGTTCAACGGGGCTCCGACTTGGGGAAGCCGCACTTCGGCCCTGCCCCGTCGGAGGCGTTCGAGGGCCCGGATGCAGACGACCACAGGGAACAGCAGGAACACGCTGTAGGAGACCACCTGGCATTCGAACCCGGTGCTAGCGAGAAGCTCTCTTACCTCGTTCCTGGTGTAGCGGCGAAAGTGCATCAGGGCCACGTCGTGCGGTCCCCAGAGCCACCGGAAGGCCGGAACGTTGAGTACGATCGTCCCCCCTGGCCGGAGGACGCGGAACGCTTCGGCCATAGCGACTTTGTCCCGTTCTAGGTGCTCGAACGTGTCCAGGCTCACGACAGCGTCGAAGGAGCCGTCTCCGAAAGGCAACCGCTCGGCGTCGCCTTTGACAAGCCGGGGCAAGCCGCGCTGCCGGCAAAACCCGACGGCGTGCTCGCTGAAGTCCAGTCCAAACGCGGTCTTGGTCGTTCCGAGTTCGCTCAAAAGGGCCCCCGTTCCGCAACCCAGGTCCAAGACGTCCTGGCAGTGTGGCGCCGCTTGGTCGAGAAGGCGGCGGGCCAGGGCGCGGCGGGACACGAACCACCAGTAGCGGTCCTCCAACGCGCGCATCTTCGCGTATTCTTCGGTCTGCAACCCTAGGCTTCCCGTTTTTCCATCCGGCCGGACTTGCCTGCCAGGCGGAGTTTGACGAGGTCGCGCAGCATCCGCGGTCCGTCCCGCATGAGCACGACCTTCGAGCCTTCCTGGTGCCGCCAACGGACCGGCACTTCCGCCGTTTTATAACCGAGGTCGCGGGCGATCATCAGTGCCTCGAAATCGAAGGAGAAACCGTCCAATCGGCACCGGGAGAAGACGTCTTTGGCCGCCGTCACCTTGAACAGCTTGAAGCCGCACTGCGTGTCGTAGATGCCTTTGACGGCAAGAAGTTGCACGGCCTTGTTGAACAGTCGTCCGAGCTGCTCCCTGTACCAGGGTTGGCGGACCTCCAGGTCGCTTTCCTTGAGCGGTCGGCTTCCGATCGCGATGTCGGCCTCCGGGAGCGCGGCCATGAGTTTCTCGACCTCCTCGATCGGGGTGGCCAGGTCCGCGTCGGAAAAGAGCAACAGGTCGGCGTCCGTCTCCAGCATCCCCTTACGCACGACGAAACCTTTGCCCCGGTTGGGCCGAGAATCGACGACGGTGATCCGGGGGTCACCGGCGGCGGCCGTGCGGACGGCTTCGACGGTCCCGTCACGGCTACCGTCACTCACGACGACGATCGCCCAACTGTAGTCTTGGGACGAGAAATACTCTTTCATCCGGCTCAAGGTCGGGCCGATGCGGCTTTCTTCGTCATAAGCCGGGACGATCACGGCCAGTCGCGTGCGCTCCAAGTGGGCGGGAGTCTACCAGTGAGGGTCGGGCGCCGGGGCGGCCCGAACCGTCGTCGGAGCCTTCGGCGAGCCCTCCGGCCTGAGACAAAAATGTCAAGATAGCGTATGGTGTAACAAGGGCCATCGGCCCATAGGTCAAACCAATAAGTAGGTACAAAACGTCTAAGGGATTATCGGACGAGGAATGCCGGAAGATTGAAGCTCCTGCAATCCAAATCCTTCACAAATCCGTCCAGGATTGGCCGGGTCTAATCTTCACAGTCCTGGGCCCTTGGAACCGGACGAAAGATCGTGCTCTTGACACGGGAGGGCTACTCGGTCTATGCTCTCCGGGTCGATGTCGGACACCGGTGTCAGTCACAGACGGGGGGAATCCCAGACCGCCTTGCATCAAGGCGCCAAGACGGCACCGGAACTCGTGCGCCCTTCCTTCGCTAAGGCAGCCTGGTGGCTTCTCGCCTATTGTTGCGCCGCGATCCTTTTCGGAGCGTTCGTCCGGGCCTCCTATTCCGGCGACGGATGCGGGACGTCGTGGCCGATGTGCGGAGGCAGTCTCATCCCGACCTTCACGGGCGCACCGAGGGCCGTCGAGTTCACGCACCGGGTGACGACGGGCCTTCTGATGCTCGCGAACATCGCCCTGGCCGTCGCTGCCCGGCGCGCGTTCCCCCGGGGCGACGCGGCACGGAAGGCTGCGAACCTCGCCTTGATCACCGTCCTGATCTCGGCCGTCATCGGGGCGTTGCTCGTCACGTTCCAGTGGGTGACGGACGACAAATCGGCGGGCCGGGCGCTGACGATGCCCATCCACCTCGTCAACAATTTCATCGCGATCGCGGCCCTCGCCGCGACGGCCTATTACGCCGGTACCGGCCGACGGTTCGCGTGGCGCGGGCAAGGCGCGGTTTCGGCCGCGTTGGCCTGGGCTTTTGGAGCCATGTTCCTCCTCGGGGCCACGGGCGCGTTCTCGGCGCTCGGAAAGACAGCGTTCGAGCACGAGTTGTCGTTCGCCAAGTCGTTCGCCGAACGGATGTGGCTCCATGTCGGGCCAGAAGCCCATCCGTTACTGCGGGGCGGGGTGGCCCACCCGTTGATCGCGACGTCCGTCGGCATCCTTCTCATTTACGTGTGCGGCCTGATCGCCCACGCGAGGCCCTCGGCCCAAGTCAAGGCTTGGGCACGCTGGACGGTCGGGCTCTACATCGTCCAGATGGTGCTCGGCGCGGTCAACCTGACGGCAAGCGCGCCCGTCGCCCTTCAGATCGTCCATCTCGCGGTCGCCCTCGGCAACTGGCTGACCTTGGTCATGCTGGCGCTGACGGCGCTTGGCACGGAAGCCAGGGCCGAACGTGCCGAGGATGCGGCTCCGGCCGAAGACGCGCCGTCGCCCCAACCGGCGTTCGTCGCGTCCGTTTCGAGGCGGGCGACCTGGAAAGACTATGTGGCGCTCACGAAGCCGCGCGTCATCAGCCTTCTCCTCTTCACGACGGTCGCAGCCATGTTCGTCGGCCATCACGGTGCACCGCCGCTCTGGCTCTTGGTCGCCGTTTGCGTCGGCGGCTACGCCTCCGCCGGAGCCGCCAACGCCTTTAACATGGTCATCGAAATGGACCTGGACCGCTCGATGGCGCGGACGTCGCACAGGCCGACGGTCCGTGACGCCGTCACGAAACGCCAGGCCCTGACCTTCGCTTGGATCCTCGCGGTCGGATCGTTCGCGCTCCTGACATGGGCGGCCAACCTTTTGACCGCCGTCATGGCTTTGAGCGGACTGCTGTGCTACGTGTTCGTCTATACGCTCTGGCTGAAACGGCGGACGTGGCAGAACATCGTCATCGGAGGCGCGGCAGGCGCGTTCCCGCCGCTCGTCGGCTATGCGTCGGTGACCGGGACGCTGTCGCCCTTCGCCTGGTACCTGTTCGCCGTGGTCTTCCTTTGGACGCCCGTCCACTTCTGGGCTTTAGCGCTCCTGATCAAGGACGACTATGCTAAGGCCGGGGTCCCGATGCTGCCCGTCGTCAAGGGCGACAAAGTGACCGTCCACCAGATCGGCCTCTATACGGTCCTGACTTCGCTGGTCTCGGTCATGCCGTTCTTTCAGGGGCAAGCAGGGCCGCTTTACCTTGTCGGGTCGGTCGTTTTGAACCTCGGGCTGATCGTCCAGACGGCCCGCCTATGGCAGAGGCAGGACAAACCTCAGGCGAGGGCTCTCTTCAAGTTTTCGATGGCCTACCTGGCCCTGTTCTTCATCGTAGCGGCGGTCGATCAGGCGAGGTGGATGTGAGTTTGGGTATGAATGCGGTGGCCCGGCCACCACGGACGGAGGAAGCAGACTAGGATGGCTCAGTTATTCAAGCCGGCGATGAACACGATCTGCACCGCGAGCATCTTCGGAGGTGCGGCGTTGCCGTTCCTTCTGTTGTTCGCAGGTTCGCGGATCACAAGGTCGCCTTCGAACACGAAGGTCGACAACCCGATCGACCAGCCGGCACCTTTCAGCCACAAGCACCATGCGTTCGAGCTCGGGATCGATTGCCGGTTCTGCCATACGGGCGTCGAGACGGAGGCCCACGCCGGCGTGCCGAGCACCGAAGTCTGTATGACCTGCCACAGCCAGATCTGGACGAACAGCCCGAACCTTGAGGCCATCCGCAAGAGTTGGGAAACGGACACGCCTGTCCAATGGAACAAGGTCAACACGGTTCCGGACTTCGTCTATTTCGACCACTCCATCCACGTCAACCGCGGCGTCGTCTGCAACAACTGCCACGGCCCGGTGAACCAGATGCCCATCACGTGGAAAGGCCGCGACTTCCGCATGATGTGGTGTCTCGAGTGCCACGAGGATCCGTCCAAGTTCCTCTACAAGGACGAGAAGGCCGCCCCGGGCTCGACGCCGAGGGAACAGGTCTTCAATTTTTATCGCAAGCTGGCGGCCGGCGAAGAGCTGACCGCGTCGGAGAAAGACCTCGCTGAAGGGCTGCCTCAGATCGTCCCCTCCGACAAGACCCATGAAGGCGTCGCCCAGATGAAAGAACGCGGCGTCAACGTCTCGCAGCTGAAGGACTGCTACGTCTGCCACCACTAGGGCCGCGACATGAAGGAAAAGAACCCGGTCTACGTCAAGTCGTTCGAGCAGTTCGAAGACCCGTCGTCGTTTGAATCCGTCAAAGCCGACGAGTTCCCCCATCGGTCTTCGCTGTTGGACATCAATCGGCGCGACCTCTTGAAGTTCGTCGGCGGCACCGTCGCCTTGGCCGGACTCGCTTCAGGCTGCCGCTATCTGCCGCAACAGAAGATCGTCCCGTTCGTCCAGGCACCGGAAGACCGGTTGCCGGGCCAGGAAGCGACCTTCGCGTCGGCCACGACCCTTGGCGGATATTCGACCGGAGTCCTCGTCCGGTCGTACGAGGGACGTCCCGTCAAGATCGAAGGAAACCCCCTTCATCCGTCCTGCCTCGGAAGTTCCGATGCGCGGATGCAGGCTGAACTCGCGGTCATGTACGACCCGGACCGCCTCCAACAGGCGATGGTCGTGGGCGAACCGGCCAGTTGGGAGGAGTTCTACAAAGAGGCGAAAGCCGCCCTTTCTAAAGCGCACGACGGAGCCGGAGCGGCCCTTCTGACCCCGAACGTCGGTTCCCCGGCGCTCGCCGCCCAGATCTCGGCTTTCCTGGCCGCCTATCCGGGCGCCAAATGGTACCAATACGAGCCCGTCAACCGGGACAACGTCTACGAAGGCGCGGTCATGGCGTTCGGGCAGCCCGTCGAGACCGTCTACGACTTCTCCAAGGCCGACGTGGTCCTGACCGTCGATTGCGAGCTCTTCCTGCACAACCCGGGCAACGTCCGCTATCAGCGCGACATCATGGCCCGTAGGTTCGTCGACGAGCATTCGACGACGATGAGCCGCATCTATGCGGTCGAAGGGACGCCGACGACCATCGGCGCCGTCGCCGACCACAGGTGGCGCCTGCGCCCGACGATGACCTTGGACTTCGTCCGGGCCCTTGCGTCCCGGCTCGGCGTCGCAGGAGCGGCGGACACGATGCCGAAGGGTCTCGACGCGAAAGCGGTCGACGCCCTTGCCGCCGATCTTAGGGCGAACCGCGAGAGGAGCGTCGTCGTGGCCGGAGACCATCTTCCTGCCGACGTCCACGCCCTCGTCCACGCGATCAACCATTCGCTTGGAAACCTGGGTTCGACCGTCCACCTCGGCCGCGCCGTCCACTTGAAACCGGGCGGCAACCTCGCCGACATCAAGGAACTGGCGACGGCGATGGCAGGGGGCCAAGTCAGCTTCCTGATGGTCTGCGGCGGGAACCCCGTCTACGACGCCCCTTCCGACTTGAAGTTCGCGGAAGCCCTCGGTAAAGTGCAGACTTCGGTCCACCTCTCGCTTTACGACAACGAAACGAGCGAACTGTGCCGATGGAGGCTCCCAGAGTCCCACTTCCTGGAGTCTTGGGGCGACGGTCGCGGCCATGACGGGACGGCCAGCATCGTGCAGCCCTTGATCAACCCGATCTACGACTCGAAATCGGCGGTCGAGGTCCTCGACGGACTGCTCGGAAAAATGCGCGGCGGACTCGAGATCGTCCAATCCGTCTGGAAGTCGCTCCCGGTGGACTCCGGTGTGGCGGCGAAGCCGTTCGCAGACCGTTGGGCCGAGATCCTGGCCTCCGGCATCGTCCCTGAGCCGGCGACGGACGACTTGACCCTCGTCCCGACGCCGAACCTGGCCGTCGGCTTGGCTTCGACCAAATCCAGCGACTTCGACCTCGTGGTCATGCCCGATCCGACACTCCACGACGGACGCTTTGCCAACATCGGATGGCTTCAAGAGCTGCCGAAACCGCTGACCCAGCTGACCTGGGACAACGCGTTCCACATGAGCCGCGGCACGGCGAAGCGGTTCGGAGTCGGACAAGTCGTCAAGACCGCGGTCGGTACTCCGTACTACGGCAACTGGGACGTCGTCCGGGTGAGCGCGAACGGAACGACCGTCGAGGGGCCCGTCTACGTCCACGACGGAATGGCCGACGACACCGTGGTCGTGCACATGGGTTTCGGCCGTAAGCGGGCCGGCCAGATCGGGAACGTCGGTGACGAGATCCATCAGGGAGGCGGTTTCGACGCGATGCCCTTGCGGACGACCTCGGCGCCCGTCATCGTGAGCGGCGGGACCCTGGAGAAGACGGGCCGGAACTACAAGCTCGCCAACACCCAGTTCCACAACTTGCTCGACGTCACCGAGATCGACAGCAAGCGCGACATCATCCGTGAGACGACGCTCGAAGAGTACAAGAAGGATCCCCACGTCCTTCACGAGCCGACGACCCCTGTCCAAGAGCGCAAAGGCGAGAAGCACGAGAGCCCGTCGATCTTCAAACAGCCGCCCGGTTACAACGGGCCGGACAACTATCAGTGGGCGATGACCATCGACCTGAACCTGTGTTCGGGTTGCGGCGCCTGTGTGGCCGCGTGCCAGGCGGAGAACAACATCCCGACGGTCGGCAAGGAACAGACCTTACGGCACAGGATGCTGCACTGGATCCGGGTCGACCGCTATTACAGGGCCTATTCCGGGAAGAGTTTCGAGTCCGACGATCCTGTGATCACGTTCCAGCCCGTCAACTGCATGCACTGCGAAATGGCGCCGTGCGAGCCCGTCTGCCCGGTCGCGGCGACGACCCACAGCCACGAGGGCCTGAACCAGATGGTCTACAACCGCTGCGTCGGGACGCGCTACTGCAGCAACAACTGCCCTTATAAGGTCCGGCGGTTCAACTACTTGCACTATACGAAGAAGACCGAAGACGTTCCCGTCCTGAAACTCCTTCAGAACCCCGACGTGACGGTCCGTGGGCGTGGCGTGATGGAGAAGTGCACCTATTGCGTGCACCGCATCAACAACGCCCGGATCAAGGCCAAGAAGGGTGACCGGAAGATCAAGGACGGCGAAGTCCAGACGGCGTGTCAACAAGCTTGTCCCAGCCGCGCGATCGTGTTCGGCGACAAGAACGATCCCAACAATGCGGTTTCGAAGTCTAGAGCCTCGAACCGGCAGTACGTACTTCTCGAAGCGGTCAACACCCTTCCCAGGACGACCTACCTCGGTAAGGTCCGCAACCCGAATCCGGAGCTGGAGGCTTAGACGATGTCGTTCAAGGACATGAACAAGGAACGGCTGATCACCGGCGATTGGGACTACTCGTCCATCGACGGCCAGATCGGCGACGTGGTGCTCGACGCGAACCGGCACACCGAGGCGAAGGTGCCTGGTCTGCTCGGCAAGCTCATGCCGGCGAACATGAGGAGCCCCTGGTTCCTGATCATCGGCATCGGCTTCGTCTTCGTCAACGTCCTGCTCTTATCGATCACGATCCTCGTCCTGACGGGCATCGGCGTCTGGGGCAACAACCAGCCGAGCGGCTGGGGCTTCGACATCATCAACTTCGTCTGGTGGATCGGTATCGGCCACGCGGGCACGCTGATCTCGGCGATCCTGCTCCTCCTCCGTCAACAGTGGAGGAACTCGATCAACCGCTTTGCCGAAGCGATGACGATCTTCGCGGTCATGTGCGCGGGCATGTACCCGCTGTTGCACACGGGCCGTCCGTGGGTCGCTTACTGGCTGTTCCCGTATCCGAACGTCTTAGCGCTCTGGCCGCAGTTCAGGTCGCCGCTCGTCTGGGACGTCTTCGCGGTCAGCACGTACATGACGGTCTCGATCCTGTTCTGGTACGTCGGCCTCATCCCGGACTTCGCGACCCTTCGCGACCGGGCCAAGTCCAAGGTCGGCCGCGTGCTGTTCGGCATGGCCGCGCTCGGTTGGACGGGGAGCGCGAAGCACTGGTTCCGCTACAACCACGCGTCGATCATGTTGGCCGGGCTCTCGGCCCCGCTCGTCCTTTCTGTGCACTCGATCGTGTCCTTCGACTTTGCGATGTCGATCGTTCCCGGGTGGAACGTCACGATCTTCCCGCCGTACTTCGTCGCGGGCGCGGTCTTCGCCGGCTTCGCGATGGTCATCATCCTCGCGATCCCGGTCCGGAAGTGGTACCGGCTCGAAGCCTTCATCACGATGAAGCACTTCGATTGGATGGCCAAGGTCATGCTCGCCACCGGGCTTATCGTCGCCTATGGCTACGGCATGGAAGTGTTCTACGCCTGGTACAGCGGCGTCCCTTACGAGACGGCGCTCCTGTTCAACCGCACGAACCTCTTCGAATCCCCGTACAGTTGGGCGTTCTGGTCTTTGATCCTGTTCAACGTCGTGTTCCCGGCCTTTCTCTGGTTCCCGAAGGTCAGGCAGAACTTGACCGCCCTGTTCTGGATCAGCATGTCGGTCAGCATCGGGATGTGGTTCGAACGGTACGTCATCATCCCGCTTTCCTTGACGAGGGACTACCTGCCGTCGAGCTTCGGCTATTACACGCCGACGATCGTCGACTTCGCGATGTTCTTCGGGACGATCGGGTTCTTCCTCTTCATGATGTTCCTCTTCATCCGCTTCCTGCCGATGATCAACATCTTCGAAATGAAGGAGCTTTGGCACCACATGTCGCATGAAAAAGCGCACGCTCACGAAGCCGCTGCACAGGAGGCGCACTGATGGGGCTCTTCCGTGACACCGCGCCCAAGCATTACGGGACGGTCGCCTCGTTCTTGACGCCCGAGCAGTTGTTAGCCGCGACCCAGCGGGCCAAGGACGCCGGGTTCCGGGACGTCGACACGTATTCCCCGATCCCCGTCGAAGGCGTTTGCGAGCTGCTGAAGTTCGATGAGACGAAACTCGGCTGGATCACGTTCTTCGGCGGGTTGGCCGGCGCCGCCACGGGTCTCTGGCTCGAATGGTGGACCTCGACCATCGCCTATGCCCACAACGTGGGCGGCAAGCCGTTGGAGAGCTGGCCCATGTTCTTCCCTGTCCTCTACGAATGCACGATCCTTTTCGCAGCGTTCGGAGCGACGTTCGGGATGCTCGGCCTTTGCGGGTTGCCGAAGCCTCACCAGCCGATCTTCAACGCACCGCTCATGGAACGGGCTTCGCAAGACCGCTTCGTGCTCTGCATCGAAGCGACGGATCCGAACTATGACCCCAAGGACGTGGCCGAATTCATGAAGACCCTGAATCCTGAAGAGGTCGAAACCGTGATGACGTCGGAGGGCTACTGATGACCGTCCGCCACAAAGCCGCGCTTTTGGGAGCAGCGTCCCTGGTCCTCGCGGCCGGGTGTCACCAGGACATGTGGAGCCAGCCGAAGGCCAAGGCTCAAAGCAAGAGCGACCTGATCTTCAGCGACGGCAGCAACAGCCGGGGAGTGGTCGCGGGAACGGTCGCGTTCGGAAGGCCCAAGACCGACCACGTGTTCTACACCGGCTTCGACGACAAGGGCAAGCTCGTCAAAGAGTTCCCCGTCGCCGTCGACGAAGCGTTCCTCAAGCGGGGACAGGAACGGTTCCGTGTGTTCTGCGTCCCCTGCCACGGCGAACTCGGCAACGGTAAAGGGATGATCGCGAAGCGCGGGTTCACCCTCGCCCGACCCGTCGGCAACTACCATACGGACCGCCTCCGGAACATGCCGGTCGGACACTTCTTCGACGTGATCACGAACGGTTACGGAACGATGTACCCGTTCCGGTCCCGCATCCGGCCGATCGACCGTTGGGCGATCGCTGCCTACGTCCGTGTGCTTCAGCAGAGCCAGCACAAGGCGGTCGGAGAGATCCCGGCCGAAGAGAAGGCGCGACTGGAGGCGATGGCCCCGTCGGCCGACCAGAACCCGGAACCCGAACTTCCCATCGGTGGCCCGCCCGACCGGCGTGACAACGCACCAGGGCAGATCATCGTCCCGAACCCGAGGACGGGACGTCCGACGGCCGACACCCCTGCGGGCCCGGCTCCCTCCGGAGAAGGCGCCGCAGTTCCAGGAGGACAGGCACAGTGAGCGAAAACACAGCACCCACGACGCGGATCAACGCGTCGTTCGTCAAGGCCGGAGGCGCCATGTTGATCCTCGGCGTCGTGCTGGCGCTTGCAGGCATCGGGATGGCGGGCGGCGACATGAAGGCGCTCTCGCACTCCTATATTTTCGGTTGGGTGTTCTGGGCTTGCCTGACGTTCGGCTGCCTCGGACTGACGCTCCTCCACCATACGTGTCGCGGCCATTGGGGCTTCCCTGTCCTGAGGATCTTCGAATCCGGCGGAAGCGCGATCAACCTTGCGTTCTTCGGTTTGCTCTTTTTGCCTGTCGTGACGCTTTGGGCCCCGAGCCTTTATCCTTGGGCGAACCCTGCCGAGGTCGCGGTCGATCCGATCCTGCAACATAAGGCCGGATACCTGAACCAAGGGTTCTTCCTGGCGCGGTACGTCGTCTATTTCGCCGCGTTCGCCTTCTTCGCCTGGCGGTACAAGTCTTGGACCGAACTGGAAGAGAAGACCGGCGACGAGAAGTGGTGGAAGAAACGCCAGTATTGGGGCGGCGTCCACACCGTGATCTACGTGGTCATCACGAACTTCCTTTGGACCGACTTCCTGATGAGCATGTACCCCCACTGGTACTCGACCATCTATGGAGTCTGGATGATGGTCGGCTCGGTCCTCCTCGCTTTCGCGCTCACGGCGGTCATCCTCGGCACCCAGGCCAAGAAGAAGCCGTACAACGAGGTCGTCTCGCCATGGCTGACGAAGGACATCGGCAACTGGATGCTGGTGGGGATCATGCTTTGGGCGTACTTCAGCCTCAGCCAGTACCTCATTATCTGGTCGGGCAACCTGCCCGAGTTCACGGAGTACTTCATCGCACGGGCCAAGAACTACTGGGGTTGGCTCGGTACGTCCCTGATCCCCTTGCACTTCTTCATCCCGTTCCTCCTGTTGCTCTCTCCACGGATGAAGAGGGAGCCGGGCAGGCTCGCGACCGTGGGGTTCTACATCTTGGCCGTCCGGGTCTTGGACGTCGCCTACGTCGTCCTGCCGACCTGGAAGCCTGGAGTGGCGAACGTCAACCTGCTCGATGCGGGCATGTTCCTCGTCTTCGGTGGCGCCTGGTGTCTGCTCTTCGGCTGGCAACTCGCCAAAGCCCCGCTGCTCACGTCCCGACTTCCCCGCCTGAAGGAGGCCATCGAACATGCATGACCACGATGAAACCCCGATCGACGCCAACCTCCTGGAGGAAATGGGTTATGAGCGTCGCGACATCAACATCGGGACGATCAACAAGAGCATCACGTCGTTCATGATCGCGGCGACCGTCATCATGTTCGTCGGCGTCGTCTGTATGTGGATCGCGGCCCCACGGATGGTCTCGTTCCAACAGAACGAAAGGACGGCGCCGAAGAAGAGGGTCCCTGAAGACCCGAACCCGCTCATCCAAAGCAAC
Coding sequences:
- the nrfD gene encoding polysulfide reductase NrfD, whose product is MNKERLITGDWDYSSIDGQIGDVVLDANRHTEAKVPGLLGKLMPANMRSPWFLIIGIGFVFVNVLLLSITILVLTGIGVWGNNQPSGWGFDIINFVWWIGIGHAGTLISAILLLLRQQWRNSINRFAEAMTIFAVMCAGMYPLLHTGRPWVAYWLFPYPNVLALWPQFRSPLVWDVFAVSTYMTVSILFWYVGLIPDFATLRDRAKSKVGRVLFGMAALGWTGSAKHWFRYNHASIMLAGLSAPLVLSVHSIVSFDFAMSIVPGWNVTIFPPYFVAGAVFAGFAMVIILAIPVRKWYRLEAFITMKHFDWMAKVMLATGLIVAYGYGMEVFYAWYSGVPYETALLFNRTNLFESPYSWAFWSLILFNVVFPAFLWFPKVRQNLTALFWISMSVSIGMWFERYVIIPLSLTRDYLPSSFGYYTPTIVDFAMFFGTIGFFLFMMFLFIRFLPMINIFEMKELWHHMSHEKAHAHEAAAQEAH
- a CDS encoding DUF3341 domain-containing protein — its product is MGLFRDTAPKHYGTVASFLTPEQLLAATQRAKDAGFRDVDTYSPIPVEGVCELLKFDETKLGWITFFGGLAGAATGLWLEWWTSTIAYAHNVGGKPLESWPMFFPVLYECTILFAAFGATFGMLGLCGLPKPHQPIFNAPLMERASQDRFVLCIEATDPNYDPKDVAEFMKTLNPEEVETVMTSEGY
- a CDS encoding cytochrome c produces the protein MTVRHKAALLGAASLVLAAGCHQDMWSQPKAKAQSKSDLIFSDGSNSRGVVAGTVAFGRPKTDHVFYTGFDDKGKLVKEFPVAVDEAFLKRGQERFRVFCVPCHGELGNGKGMIAKRGFTLARPVGNYHTDRLRNMPVGHFFDVITNGYGTMYPFRSRIRPIDRWAIAAYVRVLQQSQHKAVGEIPAEEKARLEAMAPSADQNPEPELPIGGPPDRRDNAPGQIIVPNPRTGRPTADTPAGPAPSGEGAAVPGGQAQ